ACTCTTGCTCTCTACATCCTTCCACAGCTTCCTTGCTCTTCTTTGCATGCGTCACGCCACAGCCCAAGCACTGCGTCACGCCACAGCCCAGCAGGCAAACGTGCTGGCCCCACCTAAGGCCAGCGCTACCCAGGGGCCAACACAACAcgctggggagcggggcagggctcCCCACATCACAGGCCACGCCACCTCTCAACCAGGGCTGCCGGGACAACGGCCTGCTCTCCCAAgcacccctcctctgcctgcttgcaCTGACACCCCCAGGGACAGCACCAAGGGGCACAAGCCCAAACAGGcaccctcccttctcccagctaCAACCTCACAAGCCACAGAGgcaccaacacacacacagagcacacccAATGGGAAAGGCCAGGCCTAAAGACAGCCGTCGTGACCTGGAAGCAAGGCGGAGACGCACCAAGCGGATGCAAGGGGCAGCCCTTCACGCCCGGCACACCTCCAAAGCCCACACCACCCTTCCAGGCTTACGACGAAACGGGGCCCCTCTGCACAACGCACCCACAAACCACACTACACGACTGCCACGGGATGACCTCACTGACGACACCCCACCTCTCCTACGCTTCGGCACAGTCTGCCCAATGCCCTGACACGCACCTGCCATGCAAATCCTCCCAAATACCTACTCTCACTTAAAAGCTGCCGCCAGGGCCAGATGGACATGTCCTCAAGAGCAGGGCATGACAAGGGAGCGTTGcgggaaggaaaacacacccCACCTCATTGCTTGCCAGCCTCTGGCACGCAAGGGCTGCTTCCTGCAAAACGCTCTCGTGCGCAAAGGCTGTCCCGCCCCTCGGGCACTCGGGGACCAGCATAAAAGCCGGCCCGGCACCTCTCTCCCTCACGCACTTCTCCTCACGCCTTCTCCTCCGCCGTCAACAAGGTGAGCCTCAACACCCTTCCCCTCCTACTCCTCCTGACCCACCTGGCCCCCGCAACTTCCAGCACGCTCTGCCCCCAGCCTCAACAGCCCTCACGCCTCCCCACCGCCACGCTCCACACACACCCGCACCAGGCCTCCCTGGactccctccccctcctgcaACACCGCCCCTCGCACCCCCACGCCCCTCCGCTTCCTCAACGCCCTCTCTTCCAGGGCCCCTCCGCACCACACACATGGCCTGCTACGACCTCTGCCGCCCCTGCGGACCCACCCCGCTGGCTAACAGCTGCAACGAGCCCTGCGTCAGGCAGTGCGAGGACTCCCGCGTCGTCATCCAGCCTTCCACCGTCGTGGTCACCCTGCcaggacccatcctcagctccttcccacagaacaccACCGTCGGATCCTCCTCATCCGCTGCCGTGGGCACCGTCCTCAGCTCCCAGGGAGTGCCCGTCTCCTCCGGTGCCTTCGGCTACGGCTTCGGAGGCCTGGGCTGCTTCAGCGGCGCAAGAGGCTGCTACCCCTGCTAAGGGCCCTCGCCACCACGCCTCACACCAACCGCACACGCCCGGCAACCCGCGGCACGGCATGGATTGACCACGCACTTCCAGGCCCTGCCTGGCACCTGGAGCGGGCATCCACGGCTCCTCCTCTCAAGGCACAAAGCAAGCAGGGAAGGGGGCCAGCCCGGAAACATGGCCCATCAACCTCCTCCGCTTCTcccacttccttctttccagcGCCCCTTCTGCTCTCTCCAGTACTCTCTGCTCCAACCACCTCCTCACAAGCCCAAGACCAACAGGGACCCACGGTGGGACACTCCCAACAGAGGAAGCAAGACCTCGGTGCTCCGCAAAAAGCTACTGCGCACAAGGCACCTTGCCTCATGCTCGCCCTACTTGCACCTCACACCGCCTCCCTTCCACTGGCCGCTCCTGCCTTTTCACTGCTGGTTTTCTCCCAATAAagttctcctgcatcccagcctcGCAcgcctcctcttcctttcttctcccaagcCTCTTCCAGCCTCACGCGCCACCAAGCCAGGGCTAAAGAGCCCATCGGGATAGCTGCAAAAGGGCCACAAGACCTCTCTTACCAAGTACCTCCCCAGCAACAacacccactgccacccaggGGCTTCCAGGCCCCGACACAACCCCTTCACTTGCCCAAACAAAGCCTTGCATACCTTACTGCACTTCGAAACAAGCCTCTGATGCAAGCTCCCCCTGACAGCACACACCTCGCCAACTCTTTTCCTCAGCACCACTATCTCCCATCACAGCAAGCAGAATCACACCAAACAGAATCACCGACTGCGCAAGGAACCCCCACAGATCAGCTACTTCAATCCAACCTGCTCAAGCAGGCCGTCCACGACCACGTCTCGTCACCTTTTCAATAGAGCCAGGGATGGACACTCCAACGCCTCTCTCGCAAACCACTGCCGCtctttgaccaccctcacactGAAAAAGGCTTGCCTTCTCTTCCAAGGAAATGCCACGTCTTTGCAGCTTTCCCCAGTCACACTTGCCCTGCCCGTGGGCACCCACGACAACACTCCGACTCCCCCGTCCTCATTCCCTCCCATCCAGCATTTACGCACATTGATGACATCTCCCCGCGCGGCCTTGCCTCCTGGCTCAGAAACCTCCCacccctctcagcttctcctcctacgaaggatgctccagtcccttcagcCTCTTGCTGGCCCTGCGCTCGACCCGCTCCGCTAAGGCCACGTCCTTCTTCCACTGCCGAGCCCTCAGCTGGACACACGACTCCACACGGGGCCTCAGCAGCGCCAAACAGAGACCGAGAGCACCTCCcccgacctgctggcaacgcgCTGCCCAACACTGCCCTGGACGCTCTTGCCCTCTTTTGACCCAAGGCTGCATTGCTGCCTCATACTCAGCTTGTTCTCCACCAGCACTCAGCAAAGCCgtgctcagcaaagctgctttccacccTCTCGGCCCCCACCACGGCCTCGGGCCCAGCGCTATTCCTCCCCGCATGCACGACTTTGCATTTCCCCCTCCTGAACTTCAGCACATTCCTCTCTGCCcccatctccagcctctccacATCCCTCTCAATGGTGCCACATCCAGCCCCTGCCTCAGACACTCCTCCACATTCTGCAGCACCTCACAACTTGCTCAGGGGGCACTTCGTCCCACTGCCCACGTCAGTGATGACCGTGTTCAACCCTGCGGGCCCGAGATCAGAGTCCTGGCCTACACCGCTTGAGACTTGCCTCCATCTCGACTTTGGGACACCGATCACAAGCCTCTCGGCCCAGACCTTCAGCCACTTTGCGCTCCACCTCACTCTCCGCTTACGCAACCCATACTTCCTCGCCTTCTCTACGACCACGCGAGGGGAGAAAGCCTCAAAGGCGCTACTACAAGGTCGAGCTAAACACCAGCCACGGCTCTCTCCTCGTCCACAAAGCGAGTCACTTCAACGCAGAAGACACGGAGCTCGCTCAAGCAACGTTTCCCCTTCCTAAATCCACACTCACAATTCCCCAgcaccttcttctccttcctggccTTCGCAGTGCTTTCCAGGACCATTTCCTCCATCGCCTTCCCCGCAAACGACGTCAGCCTAGGCAGCCTCTCATTTACCACATCgtccttcctcatcttccttaACATAGGACCTCAAAGGGCTCTCTTCTAGCCAGCAGAAACTGCGCCCAGGCACCGTGACCATTCCAAGACAACCAACGCCGGCCTCCCAAGCACATCGGCCAGCTCCCTCGACACTCCTGCCTGCAACCCCTCAGGCCCCGGGGACTTACGTACGCCCAGTCGCACAGCACTCCTGCCCACCTCCCTTCATCGTCTTCACCAGCGACGCCTCCTCGCCTGACAAGCACCCTGCAAACGCTCACCCTGCCTCAACTGCACCAGGCCTCGCCATTCATCAACCCTTCCGCATGCATCCACCACCACCAGGGCCTCCGCTCTGCACCTGCCTGCTGCACGCTCGCCTCCAACTCCCCTTGGCAATCTCCTAATTCTCTTTCAGCCCCTCAGACGCTGCGCACAGAAATGGCCTCACCCCTCACCACTCACCCCAGCTGAACACCACAAAGGCCCTGgctcaccaccacctcccctgccTGACGCTCACactccccctctgcctcccgcCACACTCACGGGCTCTCCAGAAACTCCCCTGCCCTTGCACCGTGCCCCATATACAATCACACAGTCATTTGGGTCGCAAAACACCCTCAACATTATCGAGTCCAACCGTGAACccaacactaccaagcccaccactaaaccaccGGTAACGTCTCCCTCAGCCGCCTTCTCCTGCAAACTAAACGCCCCACTTCCTTCAAACGCTCCTCACAACTCTTGCTCTCTACATCCTTCCACAGCTTCCTTGCTCTTCTTTGCATGCGTCACGCCACAGCCCAAGCACTGCGTCACGCCACAGCCCAGCAGGCAAACGTGCTGGCCCCACCTAAGGCCAGCGCTACCCAGGGGCCAACACAACAcgctggggagcggggcagggctcCCCACATCACAGGCCACGCCACCTCTCAACCAGGGCTGCCGGGACAACGGCCTGCTCTCCCAAgcacccctcctctgcctgcttgcaCTGACACCCCCAGGGACAGCACCAAGGGGCACAAGCCCAAACAGGcaccctcccttctcccagctaCAACCTCACAAGCCACAGAGgcaccaacacacacacagagcacacccAATGGGAAAGGCCAGGCCTAAAGACAGCCGTCGTGACCTGGAAGCAAGGCGGAGACGCACCAAGCGGATGCAAGGGGCAGCCCTTCACGCCCGGCACACCTCCAAAGCCCACACCACCCTTCCAGGCTTACGACGAAACGGGGCCCCTCTGCACAACGCACCCACAAACCACACTACACGACTGCCACGGGATGACCTCACTGACGACACCCCACCTCTCCTACGCTTCGGCACAGTCTGCCCAATGCCCTGACACGCACCTGCCATGCAAATCCTCCCAAATACCTACTCTCACTTAAAAGCTGCCGCCAGGGCCAGATGGACATGTCCTCAAGAGCAGGGCATGACAAGGGAGCGTTGcgggaaggaaaacacacccCACCTCATTGCTTGCCAGCCTCTGGCACGCAAGGGCTGCTTCCTGCAAAACGCTCTCGTGCGCAAAGGCTGTCCCGCCCCTCGGGCACTCGGGGACCAGCATAAAAGCCGGCCCGGCACCTCTCTCCCTCACGCACTTCTCCTCACGCCTTCTCCTCCGCCGTCAACAAGGTGAGCCTCAACACCCTTCCCCTCCTACTCCTCCTGACCCACCTGGCCCCCGCAACTTCCAGCACGCTCTGCCCCCAGCCTCAACAGCCCTCACGCCTCCCCACCGCCACGCTCCACACACACCCGCACCAGGCCTCCCCTGGactccctccccctcctgcaACACCGCCCCTCGCACCCCCACGCCCCTCCGCTTCCTCAACGCCCTCTCTTCCAGGGCCCCTCCGCACCACACACATGGCCTGCTACGACCTCTGCCGCCCCTGCGGACCCACCCCGCTGGCTAACAGCTGCAACGAGCCCTGCGTCAGGCAGTGCGAGGACTCCCGCGTCGTCATCCAGCCTTCCACCGTCGTGGTCACCCTGCcaggacccatcctcagctccttcccacagaacaccACCGTCGGATCCTCCTCATCCGCTGCCGTGGGCACCGTCCTCAGCTCCCAGGGAGTGCCCGTCTCCTCCGGTGCCTTCGGCTACGGCTACGGCTTCGGAGGCCTGGGCTGCTTCGGCGGCGCAAGAGGCTGCTACCCCTGCTAAGGGCCCTCGCCACCACGCCTCACACCAACCGCACACGCCCGGCAACCCGCGGCACGGCATGGATTGACCACGCACTTCCAGGCCCTGCCTGGCACCTGGAGCGGGCATCCACGGCTCCTCCTCTCAAGGCACAAAGCAAGCAGGGAAGGGGGCCAGCCCGGAAACATGGCCCATCAACCTCCTCCGCTTCTcccacttccttctttccagcGCCCCTTCTGCTCTCTCCAGTACTCTCTGCTCCAACCACCTCCTCACAAGCCCAAGACCAACAGGGACCCACGGTGGGACACTCCCAACAGAGGAAGCAAGACCTCGGTGCTCCGCAGAAAGCTACTGCGCACAAGGCACCTTGCCTCTTGCTCGCCCTACTTGCACCTCACACCGCCTCCCTTCCACTGGCCGCTCCTGCCTTTTCACTGCTGGTTTTCTCCCAATAAagttctcctgcatcccagcctcGCAcgcctcctcttcctttcttctcccaagcCTCTTCCAGCCTCACGCGCCACCAAGCCAGGGCTAAAGAGCCCATCGGGATAGCTGCAAAAGGGCCACAAGACCTCTCTTACCAAGTACCTCCCCAGCAACAacacccactgccacccaggGGCTTCCAGGCCCCGACACAACCCCTTCACTTGCCCAAACAAAGCCTTGCATACCTTACTGCACTTCGAAACAAGCCTCTGATGCAAGCTCCCCTGACAGCACACACCTCGCCAACTCTTTTCCTCAGCACCACTATCTCCCATCACAGCAAGCAGAATCACACCAAACAGAATCACCGACTGCGCAAGGAACCCCCACAGATCAGCTACTTCAATCCAACCTGCTCAAGCAGGCCGTCCACGACCACGTCTCGTCACCTTTTCAATAGAGCCAGGGATGGACACTCCAACGCCTCTCTCGCAAACCACTGCCGCtctttgaccaccctcacactGAAAAAGGCTTGCCTTCTCTTCCAAGGAAATGCCACGTCTTTGCAGCTTTCCCCAGTCACACTTGCCCTGCCCGTGGGCACCCACGACAACACTCCGACTCCCCCGTCCTCATTCCCTCCCATCCAGCATTTACGCACATTGATGACATCTCCCCGCGCGGCCTTGCCTCCTGGCTCAGAAACCTCCCacccctctcagcttctcctcctacgaaggatgctccagtcccttcagcCTCTTGCTGGCCCTGCGCTCGACCCGCTCCGCTAAGGCCACGTCCTTCTTCCACTGCCGAGCCCTCAGCTGGACACACGACTCCACACGGGGCCTCAGCAGCGCCAAACAGAGACCGAGAGCACCTCCcccgacctgctggcaacgcgCTGCCCAACACTGCCCTGGACGCTCTTGCCCTCTTTTGACCCAAGGCTGCATTGCTGCCTCATACTCAGCTTGTTCTCCACCAGCACTCAGCAAAGCCgtgctcagcaaagctgctttccacccTCTCGGCCCCCACCACGGCCTCGGGCCCAGCGCTATTCCTCCCCGCATGCACGACTTTGCATTTCCCCCTCCTGAACTTCCAGCACATTCCTCTCTGCCcccatctccagcctctccacATCCCTCTCAATGGTGCCACATCCAGCCCCTGCCTCAGACACTCCTCCACATTCTGCAGCACCTCACAACTTGCTCAGGGGGCACTTCGTCCCACTGCCCACGTCAGTGATGACCGTGTTCAACCCTGCGGGCCCGAGATCAGAGTCCTGGCCTACACCGCTTGAGACTTGCCTCCATCTCGACTTTGGGACACCGATCACAAGCCTCTCGGCCCAGACCTTCAGCCACTTTGCGCTCCACCTCACTCTCCGCTTACGCAACCCATACTTCCTCGCCTTCTCTACGACCACGCGAGAGAAAGCCTCAAAGGCGCTACTACAAGGTCGAGCTAAACACCAGCCACGGCTCTCTCCTCGTCCACAAAGCGAGTCACTTCAACGCAGAAGACACGGAGCTCGCTCAAGCAACGTTTCCCCTTCCTAAATCCACACTCACAATTCCCCAgcaccttcttctccttcctggccTTCGCAGTGCTTTCCAGGACCATTTCCTCCATCGCCTTCCCCGCAAACGACGTCAGCCTAGGCAGCCTCTCATTTACCACATCgtccttcctcatcttccttaACATAGGACCTCAAAGGGCTCTCTTCTAGCCAGCAGAAACTGCGCCCAGGCACCGTGACCATTCCAAGACAACCAACGCCGGCCTCCCAAGCACATCGGCCAGCTCCCTCGACACTCCTGCCTGCAACCCCTCAGGCCCCGGGGACTTACGTACGCCCAGTCGCACAGCACTCCTGCCCACCTCCCTTCATCGTCTTCACCAGCGAGCGCTGCTCGCCTGACAAGCACCCTGCAAACGCTCACCCTGCCTCAACTGCACCAGGCCTCGCCATTCATCAACCCTTCCGCATGCATCCACCACCACCAGGGCCTCCGCTCTGCACCTGCCTGCTGCACGCTCGCCTCCAACTCCCCTTGGCAATCTCCTAATTCTCTTTCAGCCCCTCAGACGCTGCGCACAGAAATGGCCTCACCCCTCACCACTCACCCCAGCTGAACACCACAAAGGCCCTGgctcaccaccacctcccctgccTGACGCTCACactccccctctgcctcccgcCACACTCACGGGCTCTCCAGAAACTCCCCTGCCCTTGCACCGTGCCCCATATACAATCACACAGTCATTTGGGTCGCAAAACACCCTCAACATTATCGAGTCCAACCGTGAACccaacactaccaagcccaccactaaaccaccGGTAACGTCTCCCTCAGCCGCCTTCTCCTGCAAACTAAACGCCCCCACTTCCTTCAAACGCTCCTCACAACTCTTGCTCTCTACATCCTTCCACAGCTTCCTTGCTCTTCTTTGCATGCGTCACGCCACAGCCCAAGCACTGCGTCACGCCACAGCCCAGCAGGCAAACGTGCTGGCCCCACCTAAGGCCAGCGCTACCCAGGGGCCAACACAACAcgctggggagcggggcagggctcCCCACATCACAGGCCACGCCACCTCTCAACCAGGGCTGCCGGGACAACGGCCTGCTCTCCCAAgcacccctcctctgcctgcttgcaCTGACACCCCCAGGGACAGCACCAAGGGGCACAAGCCCAAACAGGcaccctcccttctcccagctaCAACCTCACAAGCCACAGAGgcaccaacacacacacagagcacacccAATGGGAAAGGCCAGGCCTAAAGACAGCCGTCGTGACCTGGAAGCAAGGCGGAGACGCACCAAGCGGATGCAAGGGGCAGCCCTTCACGCCCGGCACACCTCCAAAGCCCACACCACCCTTCCAGGCTTACGACGAAACGGGGCCCCTCTGCACAACGCACCCACAAACCACACTACACGACTGCCACGGGATGACCTCACTGACGACACCCCACCTCTCCTACGCTTCGGCACAGTCTGCCCAATGCCCTGACACGCACCTGCCATGCAAATCCTCCCAAATACCTACTCTCACTTAAAAGCTGCCGCCAGGGCCAGATGGACATGTCCTCAAGAGCAGGGCATGACAAGGGAGCGTTGcgggaaggaaaacacacccCACCTCATTGCTTGCCAGCCTCTGGCACGCAAGGGCTGCTTCCTGCAAAACGCTCTCGTGCGCAAAGGCTGTCCCGCCCCTCGGGCACTCGGGGACCAGCATAAAAGCCGGCCCGGCACCTCTCTCCCTCACGCACTTCTCCTCACGCCTTCTCCTCCGCCGTCAACAAGGTGAGCCTCAACACCCTTCCCCTCCTACTCCTCCTGACCCACCTGGCCCCCGCAACTTCCAGCACGCTCTGCCCCCAGCCTCAACAGCCCTCACGCCTCCCCACCGCCACGCTCCACACACACCCGCACCAGGCCTCCCCTGGactccctccccctcctgcaACACCGCCCCTCGCACCCCCACGCCCCTCCGCTTCCTCAACGCCCTCTCTTCCAGGGCCCCTCCGCACCACACACATGGCCTGCTACGACCTCTGCCGCCCCTGCGGACCCACCCCGCTGGCTAACAGCTGCAACGAGCCCTGCGTCAGGCAGTGCGAGGACTCCCGCGTCGTCATCCAGCCTTCCACCGTCGTGGTCACCCTGCcaggacccatcctcagctccttcccacagaacaccACCGTCGGATCCTCCTCATCCGCTGCCGTGGGCACCGTCCTCAGCTCCCAGGGAGTGCCCGTCTCCTCCGGTGCCTTCGGCTGCGGCTTCGGAGGCCTGGGCTGCTTCAGCGGCGCAAGAGGCTGCTACCCCTGCTAAGGGCCCTCGCCACCACGCCTCACACCAACCGCACACGCCCGGCAACCCGCGGCACGGCATGGATTGACCACGCACTTCCAGGCCCTGCCTGGCACCTGGAGCGGGCATCCACGGCTCCTCCTCTCAAGGCACAAAGCAAGCAGGGAAGGGGGCCAGCCCGGAAACATGGCCCATCAACCTCCTCCGCTTCTcccacttccttctttccagcGCCCCTTCTGCTCTCTCCAGTACTCTCTGCTCCAACCACCTCCTCACAAGCCCAAGACCAACAGGGACCCACGGTGGGACACTCCCAACAGAGGAAGCAAGACCTCGGTGCTCCGCAGAAAGCTACTGCGCACAAGGCACCTTGCCTCTTGCTCGCCCTACTTGCACCTCACACCGCCTCCCTTCCACTGGCCGCTCCTGCCTTTTCACTGCTGGTTTTCTCCCAATAAagttctcctgcatcccagcctcGCAcgcctcctcttcctttcttctcccaagcCTCTTCCAGCCTCACGCGCCACCAAGCCAGGGCTAAAGAGCCCATCGGGATAGCTGCAAAAGGGCCACAAGACCTCTCTTACCAAGTACCTCCCCAGCAACAacacccactgccacccaggGGCTTCCAGGCCCCGACACAACCCCTTCACTTGCCCAAACAAAGCCTTGCATACCTTACTGCACTTCGAAACAAGCCTCTGATGCAAGCTCCCCCTGACAGCACACACCTCGCCAACTCTTTTCCTCAGCACCACTATCTCCCATCACAGCAAGCAGAATCACACCAAACAGAATCACCGACTGCGCAAGGAACCCCCACAGATCAGCTACTTCAATCCAACCTGCTCAAGCAGGCCGTCCACGACCACGTCTCGTCACCTTTTCAATAGAGCCAGGGATGGACACTCCAACGCCTCTCTCGCAAACCACTGCCGCtctttgaccaccctcacactGAAAAAGGCTTGCCTTCTCTTCCAAGGAAATGCCACGTCTTTGCAGCTTTCCCCAGTCACACTTGCCCTGCCCGTGGGCACCCACGACAACACTCCGACTCCCCCGTCCTCATTCCCTCCCATCCAGCATTTACGCACATTGATGACATCTCCCCGCGCGGCCTTGCCTCCTGGCTCAGAAACCTCCCacccctctcagcttctcctcctacgaaggatgctccagtcccttcagcCTCTTGCTGGCCCTGCGCTCGACCCGCTCCGCTAAGGCCACGTCCTTCTTCCACTGCCGAGCCCTCAGCTGGACACACGACTCCACACGGGGCCTCAGCAGCGCCAAACAGAGACCGAGAGCACCTCcccgacctgctggcaacgcgCTGCCCAACACTGCCCTGGACGCTCTTGCCCTCTTTTGACCCAAGGCTGCATTGCTGCCTCATACTCAGCTTGTTCTCCACCAGCACTCAGCAAAGCCgtgctcagcaaagctgctttccacccTCTCGGCCCCCACCACGGCCTCGGGCCCAGCGCTATTCCTCCCCGCATGCACgactttgcatttcccctcCTGAACTTCCAGCACATTCCTCTCTGCCcccatctccagcctctccacATCCCTCTCAATGGTGCCACATCCAGCCCCTGCCTCAGACACTCCTCCACATTCTGCAGCACCTCACAACTTGCTCAGGGGCACTTCGTCCCACTGCCCACGTCAGTGATGACCGTGTTCAACCCTGCGGGCCCGAGATCAGAGTCCTGGCCTACACCGCTTGAGACTTGCCTCCATCTCGACTTTGGGACACCGATCACAAGCCTCTCGGCCCAGACCTTCAGCCACTTTGCGCTCCACCTCACTCTCCGCTTACGCAACCCATACTTCCTCGCCTTCTCTACGACCACGCGAGGGGAGAAAGCCTCAAAGGCGCTACTACAAGGTCGAGCTAAACACCAGCCACGGCTCTCTCCTCGTCCACAAAGCGAGTCACTTCAACGCAGAAGACACGGAGCTCGCTCAAGCAACGTTTCCCCTTCCTAAATCCACACTCACAATTCCCCAgcaccttcttctccttcctggccTTCGCAGTGCTTTCCAGGACCATTTCCTCCATCGCCTTCCCCGCAAACGACGTCAGCCTAGGCAGCCTCTCATTTACCACATCgtccttcctcatcttccttaACATAGGACCTCAAAGGGCTCTCTTCTAGCCAGCAGAAACTGCGCCCAGGCACCGTGACCATTCCAAGACAACCAACGCCGGCCTCCCAAGCACATCGGCCAGCTCCCTCGACACTCCTGCCTGCAACCCCTCAGGCCCCGGGGACTTACGTACGCCCAGTCGCACAGCACTCCTGCCCACCTCCCTTCATCGTCTTCACCAGCGAGCGCTGCTCGCCTGACAAGCACCCTGCAAACGCTCACCCTGCCTCAACTGCACCAGGCCTCGCCATTCATCAACCCTTCCGCATGCATCCACCACCACCAGGGCCTCCGCTCTGCACCTGCCTGCTGCACGCTCGCCTCCAACTCCCCTTGGCAATCTCCTAATTCTCTTTCAGCCCCTCAGACGCTGCGCACAGAAATGGCCTCACCCCTCACCACTCACCCCAGCTGAACACCACAAAGGCCCTGgctcaccaccacctcccctgccTGACGCTCACactccccctctgcctcccgcCACACTCACGGGCTCTCCAGAAACTCCCCTGCCCTTGCACCGTGCCCCATATACAATCACACAGTCATTTGGGTCGCAAAACACCCTCAACATTATCGAGTCCAACCGTGAACccaacactaccaagcccaccactaaaccaccGGTAACGTCTCCCTCAGCCGCCTTCTCCTGCAAACTAAACGCCCCCACTTCCTTCAAACGCTCCTCACAACTCTTGCTCTCTACATCCTTCCACAGCTTCCTTGCTCTTCTTTGCATGCGTCACGCCACAGCCCAAGCACTGCGTCACGCCACAGCCCAGCAGGCAAACGTGCTGGCCCCACCTAAGGCCAGCGCTACCCAGGGGCCAACACAACAcgctggggagcggggcagggctcCCCACATCACAGGCCACGCCACCTCTCAACCAGGGCTGCCGGGACAACGGCCTGCTCTCCCAAgcacccctcctctgcctgcttgcaCTGACACCCCCAGGGACAGCACCAAGGGGGCACAAGCCCAAACAGGcaccctcccttctcccagctaCAACCTCACAAGCCACAGAGgcaccaacacacacacagagcacacccAATGGGAAAGGCCAGGCCTAAAGACAGCCGTCGTGACCTGGAAGCAAGGCGGAGACGCACCAAGCGGATGCAAGGGGCAGCCCTTCACGCCCGGCACACCTCCAAAGCCCACACCACCCTTCCAGGCTTACGACGAAACGGGGCCCCTCTGCACAACGCACCCACAAACCACACTACACGACTGCCACGGGATGACCTCACTGACGACACCCCACCTCTCCTACGCTTCGGCACAGTCTGCCCAATGCCCTGACACGCACCTGCCATGCAAATCCTCCCAAATACCTACTCTCACTTAAAAGCTGCCGCCAGGGCCAGATGGACATGTCCTCAAGAGCAGGGCATGACAAGGGAGCGTTGcgggaaggaaaacacacccCACCTCATTGCTTGCCAGCCTCTGGCACGCAAGGGCTGCTTCCTGCAAAACGCTCTCGTGCGC
This genomic window from Ciconia boyciana unplaced genomic scaffold, ASM3463844v1 HiC_scaffold_55, whole genome shotgun sequence contains:
- the LOC140645967 gene encoding feather keratin 1-like; the encoded protein is MRHATAQALRHATAHIKAGPAPLSLTHFSSRLTPSLPGPLRTTHMACYDLCRPCGPTPLANSCNEPCVRQCEDSRVVIQPSTVVVTLPGPILSSFPQNTTVGSSSSAAVGTVLSSQGVPVSSGAFGYGFGGLGCFSGARGCYPC
- the LOC140645958 gene encoding feather keratin 1-like; the protein is MRHATAQALRHATAHIKAGPAPLSLTHFSSRLTPSLPGPLRTTHMACYDLCRPCGPTPLANSCNEPCVRQCEDSRVVIQPSTVVVTLPGPILSSFPQNTTVGSSSSAAVGTVLSSQGVPVSSGAFGYGYGFGGLGCFGGARGCYPC
- the LOC140645966 gene encoding feather keratin 1-like yields the protein MRHATAQALRHATAHIKAGPAPLSLTHFSSRLTPSLPGPLRTTHMACYDLCRPCGPTPLANSCNEPCVRQCEDSRVVIQPSTVVVTLPGPILSSFPQNTTVGSSSSAAVGTVLSSQGVPVSSGAFGCGFGGLGCFSGARGCYPC